In a single window of the Methanolobus psychrophilus R15 genome:
- a CDS encoding outer membrane protein, protein MSQGNSSDRSYDLVLALSIALVLMAAALFASSQTVSDRNMENTIYMNGYAEKKAVPDTATLSIGVVVQNSTAKGAADENAALMSAVVAELKALGLPEKEIQTSYVSVYPVYSYDGRPTIIAYSASNNVQVTTTMLDKLSDIIDRSTAAGANQIGGISFSVSTEMQKDLREELVNAAVADAASKANMLAGSLGVEIVGVQTASISDSTDSRIYYSTPQEARDEAAVSTPIQPGESTVSMSVQVTYIIE, encoded by the coding sequence TTGTCACAAGGAAATTCGAGCGATAGATCATACGATCTTGTCCTTGCTCTTTCAATTGCCCTGGTATTGATGGCAGCAGCGCTATTTGCTAGTTCACAGACTGTATCGGACAGGAATATGGAGAATACTATTTACATGAACGGGTACGCTGAGAAAAAAGCTGTGCCTGATACTGCAACATTGAGTATTGGTGTTGTGGTCCAGAACTCAACAGCAAAGGGAGCTGCCGATGAGAATGCGGCCCTGATGAGTGCTGTGGTCGCAGAGCTCAAGGCCCTCGGGTTGCCGGAAAAGGAGATCCAGACGTCCTATGTTTCCGTGTATCCCGTGTACAGCTATGATGGAAGGCCGACAATTATAGCTTATTCAGCTTCCAATAATGTGCAGGTCACGACCACTATGCTCGATAAGCTTAGCGACATCATTGACAGATCCACAGCAGCCGGAGCCAACCAGATCGGGGGTATTTCCTTTTCAGTATCCACTGAGATGCAAAAGGATCTTCGTGAGGAGCTTGTAAATGCAGCAGTTGCTGATGCTGCATCAAAAGCCAATATGCTTGCCGGAAGCCTGGGTGTTGAGATAGTGGGTGTGCAGACAGCATCCATAAGCGACAGCACCGATTCAAGGATATATTACTCAACACCACAGGAAGCAAGAGATGAAGCTGCAGTTTCCACCCCCATCCAGCCGGGAGAGTCCACTGTTTCAATGTCAGTCCAGGTAACATATATTATTGAGTGA